A DNA window from Pogona vitticeps strain Pit_001003342236 chromosome 2, PviZW2.1, whole genome shotgun sequence contains the following coding sequences:
- the LOC144586318 gene encoding uncharacterized protein LOC144586318: MVDFPSSPVGRPSFPPCSSVNSSHYRRESARLGRPLRGSSDQRSVVPSGDKIAHKPPGAVSHHKGSEVLPTSCERQGDSARHGQHHSDVLREQAGGNKVKVPPVPVNTSLGVVLPGTHLPGSHPHSHHRQHRCRRAQSPLHSKSRMGAGLTYISGTLPQVGNSNSRHVRQGLQQEVSPLRVQGRTRPGIVGGCFHDPMAHRPSLYVSSHTIGSEVSSQGPPAASRSNLDCTLVAQTTLVLSTSADSNRQGEASPRPTPNNSGLGVDLPPRPGLPPIDSVEDIPSIMEVLDKARKPSTIRLYQHKWQGFLKFTTDRGLQASPVSLSTLLLYLRHLFDLGLTKSTLKVYTSAIVTFQPKGSQSSRWFSHPTVKAFFRGLTNMRPPVRRPLPQWSLQTVLHSLVRPPFEPMATCDLKFLSLKTLFLVAITSARRASELAALRADAPYLQFFKDKVVLYPDVSFLPKVVSDFHVNQPLLLPTLFSEPSSDVERTLHCLDVRRALSFYISRTKDFRKVQRLFLCYYGQRKGTAASTSTLSRWLVSTISLAYELQHKPLPENLRAHSTRAVATSTALLRGVDIPDICRAATWSSVSTFIKHYRLDLRAKNETRFGRAILTSLLQ, encoded by the coding sequence atggTGGACTTTCCGTCCTCACCTGTTGGTCGGCCGTCCTTTCCACCCTGTTCATCTGTCAACTCAAGTCACTACAGACGCGAGTCCGCAAGGCTGGGGCGCccactgcgagggtcatcagatcaacgCTCTGTGGTCCCCTCGGGAGACAAAATTGCACATAAACCACCTGGAGctgttagccatcataaaggctctgaagtccttcctacctcttgtgagaggcagggcgattcagctcgtcacggacaacaccacagcgatgttctacgtgaacaagcagggggGAACAAGGTCAAAGTCCCTCCTGTTCctgtcaatacatctctgggagtggtgctaccaggaacacatctacccggtagccatccacatagccaccacagacaacatcgttgcagacgagctcagtcgccgctccactcaaaatcacgaatgggagctggacTCACATATATTTCAggaactctgccacaggtggggaactccAACAGTCGACATGTTCGCCAAGGACTCCAACAAGAAGTGTCCCCGCTACGCGTCCAGGGCAGGACGCGGCCCGGGATCGTtgggggatgctttcatgatcccatGGCGCACAGGCCTTCTTTATATGTTTCCTCCCATACCATTggttcagaggtcagtagtcagGGCCCTCCagctgcaagcagaagcaatcttgattgcaccttggtggcccagacaaccttggttctctctacttctgcagacagcaatcGACAAGGTGAAGCTTCCCCTCGTCCCACACCTAataactcaggactcggggtcgatcttccaccCCGACCtggactccctccaattgacagcgtggaggatatcccatccATAATGGAAGTTCTAGACAaggcaagaaagccttctaccatccgcctctatcaacacaagtggcaaggctttCTCAAATTTACTACAGACCGGGGCTTACAAGCATCTCCTGTCTCCttatctacattgctactgtatctcagacacctgtttgatcttggtttaaccaagtctaccttaaaggtgtacacctcagccattgttactttccaacccaagggatctcaatcctccagatggttctcccatccaacggtgaaagctttcttcagaggtctgaccaacatgagaccccctgtgcGACGAccattacctcagtggtctttacaaaCAGTACTGcactcactggttcgtccccccttCGAGCCTATGGCAACCTGTGACTTAAAGTTTTTATCCCTcaaaactttgttccttgtggcaatcacttctgcccgtagggctagtgaGTTGGCGGCTCTTCGGGCTGATGCTCCctacctccaatttttcaaggatAAAGTGGTGTtatacccagatgtttctttcctccccaaggtggtgtcggactttcatgtcaaccaacctctgttgctACCTACTCTTTTCTCTGAACCCTCTTCAGATGTTGAACGAACGCTCCACTGTCTGGACGTTCGTCGTGCATTATCCTTTTACATctcaaggaccaaggacttcaggaaagtccagagactgttcttgtgttactatggccaacgtaaagggactgctgcttcgacgtcgaccctgtccagatggttggtttccaccatttcgttggcctatgaattgcagcacaaacctctcccggaaaacctgcgtgctcattctacacgagctgttgccacatccacggccctgctgcgtggggtagacatccccgatatatgtagagcagctacctggtccagtgtatcAACATTCATCAAACACTACAGGCTGGACCTCAGGGCtaagaatgagaccagattcgggagggctatccttacatcactgctgcagtga